Genomic DNA from Bacillus oleivorans:
ATTAGCACGGGTTGATTTCTTTTTAAAAGAAGATGGTACAATATTGATTAATGAAGTCAACACGATGCCTGGATTTACTCCTATGAGTATGTTCCCGTTATTATGGAAACATAGCGGAGTGGATTATCCGACTTTAATTCAACGTTTAGTGGAATTAGCAATTGAGCGGAATCAAGAGAAAATGAAAATCAGATACACTTTTGACTGATCGGAGGATTATAAATGATAACGAAAACCCTTGAACAAGTGGCGGCCATAACAAATGCTAAACTATCCATTCCAGAACGAGGTCAAGAGTACATCCAAGGGGTATCAATTAATACAAGGTCTATCGAAAAAGGTCAATTGTTCGTTCCTCTTGCTGGAGAAAAAACGGATGGTCATCAATTTGTCGAGCAAGCCTTTGAAAAGGGTGCTTCTGCTGCCTTTTGGAAACGCGACTTACCTAACCCGCCATCTGGTTTCCCGCTGCTTTTTGTCGATGATCCGCTAGAAGCGCTTCAGATGATGGCAAAGGCATACCGGGATAGTTTAAAGGTTAAGGTAGTAGGGGTAACAGGAAGTAACGGAAAAACAACTACGAAGGATATGATTGCTAAAATTTTGTCCGGAACTTATTCAGTTCAAAAAACAATCGGCAATTACAATAATCATATTGGTCTGCCGTTAACCTTACTATCGCTTCGGGAAGACACGGAAGTTATTGTATTGGAAATGGGAATGAGTGCTAGAGGGGAAATTCAATTTTTATCTAAGCTTGCGAGGCCAGATGTCGCTGTCATCACAAATATCGGTGAAGCTCATTTGGAGGATCTTGGGTCGCGGGAAGGAATTGCGGAGGCCAAGTTTGAAATAATTGCAGGACTCAATGCAAATGGCCTTTTTGTATATGATGGCGATGAACCTTTGTTACAAGCTAAAGTTCAATCGCGGAGTGGGGAGTTTCAGGTTATTTCCTTCGGGAAAAGTGATAATTGTGACTATTATCCAATGTCTGTTGAGGCAAAAGGAGAAGGAACTGAGTTTATTGTTCAAGCTTTGCCGCGAACAAAAATGTTTTTACCCGTATTAGGACTTCATAATGTGAAAAATGCTTTGGCAGCTATTGCTGTTGCCCGTTTTTTACAGGTGGATGAAGAGAACATTAAAAATCAATTAGAAAGTCTTTCTCTTTCGGCCATGAGAATGGAATCACACAAGGGATATAATGGAGCATTGGTCATTAATGATGCCTATAATGCCAGCCCAACTTCAATGAAAGCAGCGATAGAATTGGTGCAATCACTTGAAAACTATCCGAAAAAAGTACTTGTTTTAGGAGACATGCTGGAATTAGGTCCGAAAGAAAAAGAGTTTCATAAAGAGATCGGTCATTTCATTTCGGCTGACCATATTCAATACGTTTATACGTATGGGCCATTAGCTCGTTTTATAGCAAAGGGGATTCGGGAAAAAGGCAAGCCGATTGAAGTAAAAGAATTTAGCAGCAAAGACGAATTACGGAATGAAGTAAAGGGGCGGTTAGATGAACAAACCGTATTATTAGTTAAAGGTTCTAGGGGAATGAAATTGGAAGAGGTTTTAGAGGGACTCATCCAGTAACGAAAGCAGATTCAAGGGTTGGACAAACCGTTCATCAAGGATAGCCAATAATACGTTTTAGACGGAAAAAAGAAGGGCAAAATAAAAGTAGAATGAGAGTGACAACTCCTGCCAACCCGAATATTTCAGTGAGATGTAAAGTGGCTAATCGATGAAAAATTGATTTTTTTGCTGAATGATGCATAAGGATTACAAAAAAATATCACCTTAACATACATATGATAGAAGGCATCTCTTTTCCTTTTATTAAGTTCAAAGTTGGGTGATATCAATGAATGGCTGCTTATTAATTCATGGGTTTACTGGTGGTCCGCATGAAATAGCCCCACTTGAAGAATACTTGCGGCAGAAAACGGACTGGCATATTGTCTCCCCTACTTTACCAGGACATGGTGAAAGGCTTCGCTTAAAGGGAATCTATTACTACGAATGGGTCCGTTCCGCAGAGGAAGAGCTAAAGGAGCTCCTCCAAATATGTGATACTGTGTATGTAGTTGGATTTTCCATGGGCGGGATGATTGCCAGTTTTCTGGCGGTTAAATATCCGGTTGCCAAACTTGTGCTCCTGAGTGCAGCCCTTTATTATGTGAATCCAAGGCAATTAGGTTTGGATATCAAACACATTATGAAGGATGCAATGAGAGGAAATTTACTTGAAAGCGAACTTTTTCAAAGATATAAACGAAAGATTGCTTCAACCCCGCTCTCTGCAACGACTCAGTTTAGGAAATTAGTAAAGGACCTCAAACGATATCTGCCAAATGTACATGCACCGACCATGATCGTTCAAGGTTTGGACGACGGGGTTGTACCGCCTAAAGCAGCATACGCACTTCATAATTCGATTGGTGCTGCTGAAAAGAAGCTTCTTTTTCTTGAAAAGGCTCAGCACATCATTTGCCATTGTGAAGAAAAAGATGTCCTATTTCAAGATATACTCTCATTTCTAAATGAAATTCCAGCAAATAACAGCAAAGATTAATGCTTGATACTTTCAACTTTTGTTAAAAACTGTTAAGATTAGTTAGTTGTAGTAAAGTTCGGTGTGAACTACAAATAATGATGAAATGTATTTGAAGGAGAAATGAAATTGACAACAAAGTTTGATGAGCTAGGGCTTAGTTCCCTACTTTTAAAATCGATTAATCGTATGGGATTCGAGGAAGCAACTCCCATTCAGGCGGAGACGATTCCTGTTACATTACAAGGATATGACGTCATTGGACAAGCTCAAACGGGGACCGGGAAGACTGTGGCATTTGGTGTGCCATTATTAGAAAGAATAAATGTAAGAAACCCGGTTGTACAGGGACTTATTATTGCCCCTACCCGGGAACTCGCTGTTCAGGTTAGTGAAGAACTTTATAAGCTTGGACAGGATAAACGCGTAAAAGTGCTGTCTATTTATGGTGGCCAGGATATTCAGAGACAAATTCGTGCGTTGAAAAAGGGTCCGCATATTATTGTCGGAACACCAGGAAGAATCATGGATCATATGAATCGTGGAACCATCGATTTTAGCCAGGTTCATACCGTTATTTTAGACGAAGCGGATGAAATGTTAAATATGGGGTTTGTCGATGATATCGAAGCAATTCTTTCGAAGGTTCCAACCGAAAGACAAACCTTGTTATTCTCAGCAACCATGCCTGGACCGATTCGAAGTATTGCCAATCGGTTTATGAAGGATCCGAAGCTGATTCGTACGAAAGCAAAAGAAATGACAGTACCGCAAATTGAACAATCATATATCGAGGTTCATGAAAAGAAAAAGTTTGATGTATTAACAAGACTATTAGATATACAGTCTCCGGAACTTGCGATTGTCTTTGGGCGGACCAAAAGAAGAGTCGATGAACTTGCCAATGCTCTTACCATTCGCGGCTACACAGCAGAAGGCATTCATGGCGATCTCAGTCAAGCGAAGAGGCTTGCCGTACTTAAAAAATTCAAAGCGAATACAATTGACATTTTAGTTGCGACTGATGTAGCTGCAAGAGGTCTTGATATTTCCGGTGTTACACACGTATACAATTTCGATATCCCGCAAGATCCTGAAAGCTATGTTCACCGTATTGGCCGTACTGGCCGTGCCGGTAAAACGGGAACGGCTATTACGTTCGTAACGCCTAGAGAAACATCGTACCTTCGCGTTGTAGAAGAAACAACAAAGAAAAAGATGAACAAAATGAAAGTACCATCCTTTGATGAAGCGATTGAAGGTCAACAACGGATGGTGATTGAACAGCTTCAAACGATTATTGAGCGTCAAGAAGCAAAATATTACTATAAAGCAGCTGAAGAATTACTTGAAAAAGAAGATGCCGTAGCAGTGGTTGCGGCTGCACTAAAAATGTTAACAAAAGAACCAAATGAAACTCCGATTGAGTTAACATCAGAACCGCCTTTACCATCACGACGAGACAGAAAAAGTGATAGAGGAGGCAAATCCTATAACAGGAAGAATTCATCTTCTTCAAAGTCATGGAAATCCTCCTCTTCATCAAATGCGAGAAAGCGCGGTTCCGGTAAAAGATTCAGCAATAACAAAAGAGTGAATGAACGATAACAAAGAGTGTAAAACCGGCTGGTGAATAGCCGGTTTTTTTACTGAGCAAATTACTAATATTTAAGGGTACATTTGGATGTAGAGGTGGTTTTTTGAAGAAAGTAATTATTTTGTGCGTGCTGTCGTTAATGGTTTTTTTGTATGTTATTTTATCTGATGGAACTTCAGGTAACTTAAAAGCAGAAAATACGAAGTCTTTTGGAGAATTAGAAAGACTGAAAAATGCTTTATCTAATCCGCTTGAACAATATGTGAGTATTGTCTTTATTGGAGATTCGATTACTTGGGGTATGTCTGCAGCGGGTAACCCAGTAAATTTCAAAATGGGCAGGGATGGTACTTTATCAGATATCCGCGACAATTTTGAGTCACTATCATTTGTCAATCAGTTTAAACGCTATATAGGTTCGGAATATATGGCAGGGGCTCCTCCTTTGCTATCCAATTGGGATGCTTCACCAAACGGAGAATCAATCGCCGTGTATAAAAAGGAAATACTTTTATTTCCAGAAGGAGAGAATTTCGAAATTGTCACAGAGGGCAATGTACGACCGCATGAAGTAGTGGAAAGTAAGGACTCTATTTCAAATAAATTCCTCTGTTTTCAGATAGATTCTTCGGCAAATGGGACTGGAATTATCAGATTTAACTTCACTGGTAAGGAATTCACCTTATCTTATGGCAGTACAGCAAGCAGCATGGATTATGAATTGCTTGTAAACGGTATGTCGCAAGGTATTTTCTCAACAATGGTAGGCTTTGATGGAAATTTGGCAGGCTTTGATAACCACCGTACCCATACATTTGATTATGTCGAAGATGCGCTAATAGAAATTAAGACGGTGAAAAATAACTTTGAAGGCCCACAAGCTTTGAAAATTGGCGGTGTACTCATAGATAAAACGGTCAAAATTTCAAATCAGGGGATAATCGGAGCAACTGCCAGAAGTTATTTGAAGAGAAATCTGGAAGGGAATACTAGTGGTGATGGGATTGCGATCACGGATGAGGACCGATACATTTTCATACAGCTAGGTACCAATGACCGCAGGGAAAAAGACTCTCTTATATTTAAAGGAAATCTGCAAAAATTGATAAATAAAGTAAAACCAAATCGGGCCCTTATTTTAATGTGTGCCAATCCAGTCGTAAATGAAAATCCTGAAAATTATCATTTTAATATGGAAGAAGTTTGTAACGTGATTAATCAGACAGCAGAGGAAAACCAAATCGATTTTATTAATAATTACGCTATTTTTAAAGACCTCAAATCATCAAACTATCTGGCAGACAGCTTGCATCCTAATGACTACGGGCATGAACAGATTTATCGAAACATAGTGCATTCTTTGGAACAGAGGCAGGGAGCCTGGTAAATCGGCTTGATACATCTTGTGGGGTGAAATACTCAAAACGTCTTTAAGGACATTG
This window encodes:
- a CDS encoding UDP-N-acetylmuramoyl-tripeptide--D-alanyl-D-alanine ligase, with amino-acid sequence MITKTLEQVAAITNAKLSIPERGQEYIQGVSINTRSIEKGQLFVPLAGEKTDGHQFVEQAFEKGASAAFWKRDLPNPPSGFPLLFVDDPLEALQMMAKAYRDSLKVKVVGVTGSNGKTTTKDMIAKILSGTYSVQKTIGNYNNHIGLPLTLLSLREDTEVIVLEMGMSARGEIQFLSKLARPDVAVITNIGEAHLEDLGSREGIAEAKFEIIAGLNANGLFVYDGDEPLLQAKVQSRSGEFQVISFGKSDNCDYYPMSVEAKGEGTEFIVQALPRTKMFLPVLGLHNVKNALAAIAVARFLQVDEENIKNQLESLSLSAMRMESHKGYNGALVINDAYNASPTSMKAAIELVQSLENYPKKVLVLGDMLELGPKEKEFHKEIGHFISADHIQYVYTYGPLARFIAKGIREKGKPIEVKEFSSKDELRNEVKGRLDEQTVLLVKGSRGMKLEEVLEGLIQ
- a CDS encoding alpha/beta hydrolase encodes the protein MNGCLLIHGFTGGPHEIAPLEEYLRQKTDWHIVSPTLPGHGERLRLKGIYYYEWVRSAEEELKELLQICDTVYVVGFSMGGMIASFLAVKYPVAKLVLLSAALYYVNPRQLGLDIKHIMKDAMRGNLLESELFQRYKRKIASTPLSATTQFRKLVKDLKRYLPNVHAPTMIVQGLDDGVVPPKAAYALHNSIGAAEKKLLFLEKAQHIICHCEEKDVLFQDILSFLNEIPANNSKD
- a CDS encoding DEAD/DEAH box helicase, with product MGFEEATPIQAETIPVTLQGYDVIGQAQTGTGKTVAFGVPLLERINVRNPVVQGLIIAPTRELAVQVSEELYKLGQDKRVKVLSIYGGQDIQRQIRALKKGPHIIVGTPGRIMDHMNRGTIDFSQVHTVILDEADEMLNMGFVDDIEAILSKVPTERQTLLFSATMPGPIRSIANRFMKDPKLIRTKAKEMTVPQIEQSYIEVHEKKKFDVLTRLLDIQSPELAIVFGRTKRRVDELANALTIRGYTAEGIHGDLSQAKRLAVLKKFKANTIDILVATDVAARGLDISGVTHVYNFDIPQDPESYVHRIGRTGRAGKTGTAITFVTPRETSYLRVVEETTKKKMNKMKVPSFDEAIEGQQRMVIEQLQTIIERQEAKYYYKAAEELLEKEDAVAVVAAALKMLTKEPNETPIELTSEPPLPSRRDRKSDRGGKSYNRKNSSSSKSWKSSSSSNARKRGSGKRFSNNKRVNER
- a CDS encoding SGNH/GDSL hydrolase family protein encodes the protein MKKVIILCVLSLMVFLYVILSDGTSGNLKAENTKSFGELERLKNALSNPLEQYVSIVFIGDSITWGMSAAGNPVNFKMGRDGTLSDIRDNFESLSFVNQFKRYIGSEYMAGAPPLLSNWDASPNGESIAVYKKEILLFPEGENFEIVTEGNVRPHEVVESKDSISNKFLCFQIDSSANGTGIIRFNFTGKEFTLSYGSTASSMDYELLVNGMSQGIFSTMVGFDGNLAGFDNHRTHTFDYVEDALIEIKTVKNNFEGPQALKIGGVLIDKTVKISNQGIIGATARSYLKRNLEGNTSGDGIAITDEDRYIFIQLGTNDRREKDSLIFKGNLQKLINKVKPNRALILMCANPVVNENPENYHFNMEEVCNVINQTAEENQIDFINNYAIFKDLKSSNYLADSLHPNDYGHEQIYRNIVHSLEQRQGAW